The proteins below come from a single Mustela nigripes isolate SB6536 chromosome 14, MUSNIG.SB6536, whole genome shotgun sequence genomic window:
- the TNFRSF14 gene encoding tumor necrosis factor receptor superfamily member 14 codes for MEPPGGWEPPPCSRAPKPDALSQVTLYLLLLGSLPCALAMAACKEEEYPVGSECCPKCSPGYRVKEACGELTGTVCAPCDLGTYTAHLNGLSECLQCRVCDPAMGLVTRQKCSQTENTVCVCDQGYFCVSEDGDDCAECSPHTPCRPGQRVRARGTERQDRVCEDCPPGTFSPSGTLEECQPWSTCDGPLQTQAEPGTSSSDVTCSSPLPAVVGSVCVATAVFCLLVLGIRMRRRRTPGGPTKAGLFHQVPRVPPDVTTVAMEETTSVSPGTE; via the exons ATGGAgcctcctggaggctgggagcCGCCCCCCTGCAGCCGGGCACCCAAGCCTGATGCCCTGAGCCAGGTGA CCCTGTACCTGTTGCTCCTGGGGTCCCTCCCCTGTGCTCTAGCCATGGCCGCATGCAAAGAGGAGGAGTACCCGGTGGGCTCCGAATGCTGTCCCAAGTGCAGCCCAG GTTATCGGGTGAAAGAGGCCTGTGGGGAGCTGACTGGCACGGTGTGTGCCCCCTGTGACCTGGGGACCTACACGGCCCACCTCAATGGCCTGAGCGAGTGCCTACAGTGCCGAGTGTGTGACCCAG CCATGGGCCTGGTGACCAGGCAGAAGTGCTCCCAGACAGAGAACACTGTGTGCGTCTGTGACCAGGGCTACTTCTGTGTCAGTGAGGATGGGGACGACTGTGCAGAGTGCAGTCCCCACACGCCCTGCAGACCTGGCCAGAGGGTGCGGGCCAGAG GCACGGAGCGGCAGGACAGGGTGTGTGAAGACTGCCCGCCTGGGACCTTCTCACCCAGTGGGACCCTGGAGGAGTGCCAGCCCTGGAGCAC GTGCGACGGCCCTTTGCAGACACAAGCGGAGCCCGGGACCAGCAGCTCAGACGTCACGTGCTCCTCCCCGCTGCCCGCTGTGGTGGGCAGCGTCTGTGTTGCCACAGCGGTGTTCTGCCTCCTAGTCCTCGGGATAAGGATGAGAAGGAGACGGACGCCCG GGGGACCCACGAAGGCGGGACTATTTCACCAG GTCCCGAGGGTCCCACCAGACGTCACCACAGTGGCTATGGAGGAGACAACATCTGTGTCCCCTGGGACGGAATGA